GCACCTCGGTTTGCACGATTTGCATGAGTAACCCAAGGTCCATGATCATGCCGGTGCGAGGGTCGACTTCACCACGTACTGTTACCTCTAGTTCGTAGTTGTGGCCGTGGCCGTTTGGGTTATTGCATTTCCCAAATACGGCGCGGTTCTCTTCATCGGAGAGAAGAGAACTATGAAGTCGGTGGGCGGCGCTGAAACCAAAAGTTTTTGTCAGGTATGCCATAGTACGTCCTTCTCCAGCAAACACATCTGACCACAACGTCGGTTCCTCATAGAGACGAACTTGCGCTAGGTGATAGTGATTACGCTCGGTTTGGAGTTTTTCTTCGATGCGATCCCGCATGTACGTGGCGAGATTCTCTGTTGTCGGTATGCGAGTGTTGAACGAGGGATGATCCGCGTTAATGAATTTATGATCAAATTCGGCGCTGACTTCTTTTAAGATAAGGTCAAGTTCCTTGACGTTCAGAACCATGCCTGTGTGCGGGTCGATACGTCCGGAGAGGGAGACGCGGAGAATATAGCTATGACCGTGGCCATACGGACTGACGCACTTTCCGAAAGTGCGATGGTTTTCCTCGAGGGAGAAGTTTGGATTCCAGTAACGATGAGAAGCCTCGAATTCGACCAGACGGGTTAAATAATACATGGCCCTACTCTTAGCGATGGAGTGAGGGAAGGATGCAGAAAACAAGATGGGGGGTCAAGTAGGTCGCTCGCTTGAGTGCGGAGGTTAAGTGGAAACGCCAGCAAGGGCATG
Above is a window of Deltaproteobacteria bacterium DNA encoding:
- a CDS encoding 6-pyruvoyl tetrahydropterin synthase yields the protein MYYLTRLVEFEASHRYWNPNFSLEENHRTFGKCVSPYGHGHSYILRVSLSGRIDPHTGMVLNVKELDLILKEVSAEFDHKFINADHPSFNTRIPTTENLATYMRDRIEEKLQTERNHYHLAQVRLYEEPTLWSDVFAGEGRTMAYLTKTFGFSAAHRLHSSLLSDEENRAVFGKCNNPNGHGHNYELEVTVRGEVDPRTGMIMDLGLLMQIVQTEVLDRFDHKHLNNDTAEFATLNPTGENITKVIWDLLSPQLGTQLTKVGLWETPKNFFEYTGE